In Magnolia sinica isolate HGM2019 chromosome 16, MsV1, whole genome shotgun sequence, the genomic window TGGATACAGAGGAAGGCCATGCTGCTTTACGGCGTGTCCTTGTTGGGTATTCTTTTAGAGATTCCCATGTTGGGTATTGTCAGGCAAGTCCCATTTGTTTTGTTTCATTACTGACATTGCTCTCTTATGGTAATTGATTCTGTTCGTTATCACATTGGGGCCACATTATAGCATTTGTCACTCTTTTTGGCTCAACTTATCAGTGACTCGCTTTTCATTCACATGTCATACATGGATgcgatctgagccgttcatcatgtagtaTGTACCTTGGATGGGCCATATACCAAAAAATTGCACTTATAGGACATTgggagctatttgatactctgcctaCGTATGACGCTTGgtgtgcaggcacttagaaatggtacttgtggcatatattaactcaaagtAAACCATGTGGAACTCACTGTTGCTAAATCACATTCAACAATCCTaatctctgattcgtggacacttgtgtTTTAAAATAAGGtcaatgcatatttttcattttcaattgtCCAATAGATGTTCATCAATCTAATATTTAAATTACTGAAGATTAATTTTTAAACTAGTACccgtaatttggacggtttagtgtGAATTACCTATTTGCCACTTACGCAATTGCTCAGTAATTTCTAACTTCCTGCCTGCATATCATTCATTatactttgccagagtatcaaagtatttctcattGGACGTAGCCATTTTGTTGGAGGACTTTGGGGGAAAGAAAATTAATGGTTATAAAGAAAATTATTCACGTTCACTTGGATTGGAAATTTTCAATTGGTGcacatttcaaattttcaagacatGGCCGTCCAAGGTAGGGCTTGTGGTTGAGATTAGGTCGGATCGTATAGCTGTTTTCCACTTCTATGAAAAGTGAATCACTTAGAGAAAGTGACAGACATCCTAGGCTTTCTTGTGATTTTGTGCCTTGAATTCTCATGAAACGGTGCAGGGTTTAAATTTTGTGGCCGCACTATTGTTGCTAGTGATGAAAACAGAGGAAGATGCGTTTTGGATGCTTGCCGTCCTCCTTGAAAATGTCTTAGTAAATGATtgctacacctataacctatctGGATGCCATGTCGAGCAAAGAGTGTTCAAAGATTTGCTTTCTCAAAAGTACCCCAGGTATTTAATTCACAATCCGTTCGACTTCATCAGCTGACTCAGTGCATTTCTCATGAGCGCCAGGCCCTGCACTTGAATTGGACACGTGGCACAAGAGTTCATGATCCGAACTGCATTTGGAGGTGGGTTCCACAATCGATGGACCGCTCTCTGAAGGCCATTTCCTGTTCAATGATGACCttggcagttttttttttcctgctgtcGATTTCTAGGTGGGTCCATGGTTTTAAATAGCGGTTTTGTTGTGTGACTCGTTTGGAGACCTGAGCGTGCCACTCGTGCTGATTCATTCTGTTTGATCCGTTTCTGTCCTTTTTTCAGTTTGGTGACTAGTTTTGTTGCCCGAGTCGACTCTGTTTTGGATGACATTTAGATCCATGGTACTCGTATTGTTGTAGGATGGTCAAGACAATCAGTAAGATTTTTTCTACCATGGCCAATCCATATTAGGATGAATCCAATGAAGATCGGATCATGGACCATTGTACCATGTGTCCTATGTTTTTAGTACATAACGAGGAGCACCAGTGCATGGCACCCAAACAAGAGAATCTCTTTCTCATATTGGTAAAATGCAGGATTGCTGCCCATTTGGAAGCAATGGAGTTTGACGTTTCCCTTGTGACCACAGAGTGGTTCTTATGCCTCTTTTCTAAGAGCTTGCCATCAGAGGTAAGAGGAAGTGGACCActgttctttttctttatttagatGTTTCGAGAAAGAACTGATATGACATTTAGACATGAAGAAAAGATCAAATAATTACTTCTTTATACATGAAATTTCATTAGAATTTTCTCTTGAAAGAATAACAATTTTGGCCTGTTGCATTTGACCATCATGAACGTGGCCTAGTTTTTGAAATAGGCATTATTTGATAAATCAGACATATAATGATGGTTCATGTGAGTGCACCAAGGTATtctataatggtaatggtggccgtaacagccaccaccgttacctttacgatacgggctaTGATAGTTGTTACGGCCTTCGTAATGGCTATTacagttcttttcttcttttcttttttcactgaaaaaaaaaatgtatcagCCTGTAATGGACTGTTATGGAGTCATTACGGCCTTTATGGGAAGCGTAACGGACCCACGGGGGCTGTAATGGTTGTTGCGAGTCATTTTTCCGTAACGGCCATTCTGACTGTTACGACACCGTAacatgtaacagttgccaccattaCTAACGGCCATTACAACACACCATGTCAATGCACTCAGAAGTTGTACACAGGGCATGTGTAGCTTAAgttgaactgtccaaatcatgagcCCCACTGTAGTCATTACATAAATTAGTTATGTTAGACAATCCTAAACTTTGATGAAGTTGGACCTCAGCTATTTTCTCTCAAGCCCCCCCAATAGATATCGGCTAATTTTCCAGTTAGGTTATAATTTTAGTGTAGTTGTTTATTAGGAGCCATCGGAACTGGGATCCACAATTTGGGCAATTTGAGTCACATGTATACCTCATGTACTTCTGAGTATGGGTATCAATGCTTGGTTGTTTTTGGTATCCTTATATCCCAagtctgtacaagtggggcctgTGGTATGGTGGTgaagaccgttgatttgatgggtctCATCATGGATTGTGGGTGCCCCAATTTTTTCCCAGATCAAAAAATCAAACCCTTTGATATTCGGTCTATATATTATTATGCAAGGTTTTACATATCATTATCATTACATGAATTTCACCCCTGGAATACGGAAACATCTATTGATTTCGTCGATTTTATTGTGTAGATACTGGAAATTATATCATTATTTGAGGAATACGttaggaaaatgatggaatttgtgtgtgtgtgtgggaaaaggttccatGAGATCGATCTCACGAGAGCTTCCCTTGAggtcaagctctgtgggccccactgtgatgtgctgGACATCCGGACCATGCTTTTGGTGGATcctctttaggttatgggatgtcccaaaaatcagccacattcgGAATTCAAGTGAGCTAGACAATCCGAAACCATGTGAAATCACtctgaaacatataaaagcacttggtggggcccacctgagttttggaatgacaTTAaatttggtatgacccctcatccaaatgagacacacacaatggatgggttggatgtctgaaccacatctcagtgggccctataaacaatCAGGAAGGTTTTAGTGGTTgagcatccactctcaactattgtctatggtgtggcccaccaaatcatggATTCACCTgaattttaagcccatggcccaccatggaagggtgcgtcaaattgatggtgtggatgtccaacacaccTCACAATGGAGTCCatagagctcaacctcatgggaagatcccatgaggtcgacctatAAGTGTGCGTGCATGCGTGCGCACTATCAGACAAAAGCAGTGCAATTATATCCAACATGAGTTCATATCGTTCAAATATCATACAACACAACTAACAACACACGCACGCATGCACGCACGCATGCAAACGCGCGCTCACACACTCAAAACTGaagggggagggagggagggacctACAAGCCTACGCCAAGCCGTCATCGCTACCTCCACTATGTGGTCATAATACTGTTGCTCTACGTATTGCCAGTACTATTTATAGCTCAGATAATGAGTGTACCTAATGGTGtagttttattttttgttattattattttatctatTTGAAAATTAACTCTTCAAAAAGAGAGGAGTGTGACCAATCTGTATGCCAACTAACACTCATCAACATATAACCTTCCACACTTGTATTACATTTTAAAGGGTAAAAAGGGAGAAAATTAAGGATTTCTccaatttcctttatttttaacATTCGAGATTTTGATTTCCCCCCCTCGAATCCattccatgtcaatgcatgaaaaTAGACATGGATTTCTACTAGAAATCCATGCTATTATGTAcaaagaaaacaaatttcaccacCTCTTCTCACGTTTGAGTTCTGGCCTGATTTCACCTTCAAGTTGTTATTTCTCTCCCAAATTTGTGTATtgatgtaaaataaaaaaataataataaataaataaataataaaaacatgaGTTGTTAAAGCACTCTTAGGAAGAAACCCCCAAaaagatttccaaaagattgaaGTTTTTTTGGGTTTtccgatttatttattttttgatacaTGCAATAATACATCCCATGTTTGTTTCGCTGAGGTGCAATACAGATATATCCGGCTGATATTATTGATTGTATTGGCAATACAAAGAACATTGTTGCTATGAATATGTTTGCTGTATTCTTTTTCTTGTTTATTTGTAGGCACCACCTATTCATGAGTCTTCCAGTATGGGAGATATCTGGGACGTCCATGGCACGTCTCATCAAATCAACATTCTGATCAAGTGATAAAGTTCAATcacctaacaatgggccccaaatTTTTAGAACTGAAGGCATCAGCAATCTGGATGTTTGCTTTGGCTTAGGAGTCTGCCCTCATAAATCCTCCCCCTTTATATCTCACTCTTATCACTTTCGACTTGACAAGCTATCATTTCTAGGGGAAAAAAATGGCATTAGATCAACAAAAATGCTGAGGCAATTTTCATGAAGAGGGGATTTGTGGTACGCATGGCAATGtgatgcatgcatgcaggatctggtccactcatcagttggAGGACACCATTAACATGTGCCTgacacaaaataaaaagaaaaaaggaaaaaaaaaatatatagaaaaaggTTCTGTCGTCAGTTGGGCCATGTGTATGTTGGGTATGCGTGGCACATCTGATGATGAGTGAACCATACTGGCCCACTGAATGGTGGCATCCACCTAGTGGCAAGTGGCCTATCCTGGTCTTTACCATACACacatggcacacatgatgatGAGCGGACCATATCATCTTTTGGGCTATAGGGAATGTTCATAGTAGcatccacttgatggatggccaAGATCTCGCATGCATACGCCATTTCATGTGTTCTGCTAATCGCCTCAAACTCTCCTCGTGTGTGATGTAGGCTAATCATGTCAGTTTGTATCATGATTTTTAGACTCGGTTCAACTTGTCCAGGCTCGAGTTGAATCGCAACTCGCCCAAGTCAGGGGCTCGTGGTATCGAACCGGATTGGGGCAGTACAGAATCCGAGTCCACCTCAGACAGTTGAATCAGACTTTCTCTGAGTCTTGAAACCACAGTTTGTATGCATTTCCTGTGACTAAATCCTCTATCCATGAATCCATTTTCAGACAACGATGCGAGTGTGGGACATTCTTTTCAATGAGGGAGCGAAGGTTCTGTTTCATGTAGCCTTGGCAATCTTCAAGGTATCAGTTTCACATTTTCTGCATTTTCCTGGCTTCTGTTTGCCACATGCGGTTTAAATTGTATTTCTTGGTTGTTGTTGCATTGCAGATGAGGGAAGAGGAGTTGCTGATGGCCCACCAACTCGGCGATGTGATCAGTATCTTGCAAAGGACAACCCATCATCTATTTGATCCTGATGAATTGTTGACGGTAAGATGATCGTCTTTAGAGCTTTGCTATGTTCAGACACGTTTGTGAGGTAGATTGTGTACGCGGCAccgcatgtgccaacatggccaTGCCTACAAGATCCGCCCCTTTCATCAGAGGGTTCTTGCTGTGCAGGTGGGGCACAGTTTATGAATGATTTGTAGGGTGAGAAAGAacttttctaatccatccataTGTTTCTAAAACTGTGGCCCAGTTGATGAGTGAATAGCCTTATTTTTTGGGTGAGAACATCTCCGTGGTTAGACCCACCaaacggatggcttggatatttcacctatTGGAACTCATGGCATATGTGGTAGCTTCTACATCATCTTCCTTGCACATGCATATGTGCTTAGAAAAGCTCTAATGTTTAAACAAAATACTTCTATTTATACAAGAATGCAGGACTATTCTGGCTCTGATTGAATATCTTTCGAtcaattgtggggtccactgagatctTGGCCTGTGGTCCATATCAAAATTCAATTCAAGGAGTAATGCATGGAACCATGGACGAATGAGAGGGTGAATTGCAATAATAGCCATCTCAAACAACATGTGatatgtgggccgtccatcatgcgtTTCCTGCCGTTCATCTCCATAGCCCACAAATCAGGCCACTGTTCACAAGGTGGTTGCGATTGTGGAAGATAATTGGGTACTGAtagggtccacattcaatatgCTCGTGTGGCCGCCTGATGAATAGTctgggctgatatttgggccatgGATGATAcattgggacccacatgatgatcCAATTAATTGTGGGGACCACTTAGATCTTGACCTGTGGTCACTACTAAAATTTGATTGAAGGAGCAACCCACAGAACACTGGATGAATGAGAAGGCTATGCACACGGATAGCATCTCAAACACCATGTAGATGAGAGTCTACAAATCAGGCCACAGTTCATAAGGTGGATTGCACATGTGGAAGATTATTGGGCATTTGATAATGTATCCACATTCAatgcactcatgtgggccacctgatggctGGTCCGGGCTGATATTTTAGGCCATGGAGtatatatatattgggcccacctgaCAATCAGCCCAGCAAGAGACATGATCTACTCTATCATTTTATTATGGATCTGCAGGTTGCTTTCGATCAGGTCGGTTTGCTGACGGACAATACCATCACAAAGCAACGGAAAAGGCTGGAACCGGCAGTCATGGCTGAGCTCGATGAAAGGGTGAGACGGCTCAATTCTCCTAAAATTGACGATGAGTAAGCCATCAGTGATGGTGATGCTGGGCCCATGTCTGCCGTCCCTTTGGGAGACGCATCATGTAATAGTTCCATCGAGAATTCATCTTCTGGTGAGCCATtaaaggtaaaaaagaaaattataatacAACATACAGTTCTTTCTGTGTATTCTAACCTGGGCTTTGAATGAACATATCATGCCCtgtaattttggttttggttCTAATGGCAATGCCATATACCTCAATTGTGTGTATACGCTTATACTGAGCTATGATCCTGTTTGCCAAAGTAGGCCCACCTATGATCACAATGACTGTTTGATTGGAGGGCTCCACTGTGGATTGCATATGGCCTGATAAGCTTTTCAGGTGATCACTGCCATTGGATTAAAAAAATTCTCTACATCGATTTTGCTGGACTTGTtcggatggttatgatcatccaacAGGGTTTTTCTCCTCAACGGTCCACCgtgatcataggtgggcccaccgGCCCCACAGGAATTTGGGCATCATTACATCCAAACGTGTGTTATGGGGGTTATGGGGCATTACCATCTTTGGCAGTTGCACATATAAAAGGGtttatttgtgggccccacttcatttCATAGCGGGTTCTGCCATAAAGGGTCTTATGCAACTGCAAGAGGATGACTAATTGAACGGTTGGTATAGTTCGTCACCAGATAAACATTTTGGATCGCAGAGGTGTACCCAAACACTAGGGTGCAAATGGGTTGGACTGGCCACTTGCTCCTACCCTATAGATTGCTAGGCCGAAATGAAAACATCCAATAATTCCACTGAGCTGTGTGTGTAGGGTTGACAACGGGTTGGGTCCTTGAGATCCTGGACCCAAGCTGATTGGGCTCCGGTCTTGCCGGGTTCAGGTCATTTTGGGTCAGAGGCTATAAGGACCCAGAACTGGATCCAATCAGGTTCCCATCGGTTAATTTACATAGTCAGGTCCACCCAAATAAATGGgttagatcacaacacatacgtGGAGATGGGCTCTCATACATGTGTGCCTCAGCAAACTGTTCCAGTGTGAGAATACATTGAATATTATTATGGTAATTAACTGGACCCAACCTATAACCAACTCAATCCAATCTTAACCAGATCCAACATGTACCACACTAGACCTAGTTTTGAACTGTCCAAAAGAGTGGACCAAAACCCAACCTAATTTCTAAATAGGTCTGAGAAATTGGACCCAGACGCTCAAAAATCCGGCCAGGTCCATTGGGTACCAGCAGGTCGAGAGCGGATTGTCGATagcagattgcatactgagtaaactgtggggcccacacgctatgtatgcatcttatccacaccatccatccattttatcaggtaataagaccaaaattgaagcatatccaaagatcatgcggacaacaccacaggaatccaccgttgaaaccttcctatggcccatagtgatgttttggatcaagctgatatagaaaaatggatggatgccgTGTATAAGATACATGATGGTGCCCCCCACAGTTTACTGTGGAATGCAATCCGCTCTCCCCGGCAGGTCCAGGTACCCTTTGATAACCATAGGCTGTGATGTGAGATGATACAGGAAAGCCATTAGAACACCAATATGGTGAATGACAGGACCATCTCTCCACCCTACTCAGTCATCTGGATCGTCCATCTAGCTCCCCATCTGTGAAGATTCAAAGTACATAAAGATCACATGGTAGTAGCCATCCATCTAGTGCAGGTCCTGCGGGAAACTAAAGcatagccatccacgatatgcagtCACAGGCCCTCGAGTGATGACTCCATAGTGTTGTTTGCTCAAATATATACAAACATATTACAGTAAGATACATCAGGACTAGGCGCAGGATTTGAGCCTTGAAAAAGGGCACCAACCGTTCATTTGATAAGGT contains:
- the LOC131228714 gene encoding uncharacterized protein LOC131228714, translating into MFGTEARREISRDFQSQSPYWMTNYISKKANISVKFQDIYGFTVEGNVDDVNVLNEVRERVRRQARVWWSLEASKGVDWYLEPKFSSLSERIVVSKLKLSVVANTITLKRLIRKGIPPVLRPKVWLSLSGAAKKRSTAPESYYDDLIKAVEGKVTPATRQIDHDLPRTFPGHPYLDTEEGHAALRRVLVGYSFRDSHVGYCQGLNFVAALLLLVMKTEEDAFWMLAVLLENVLVNDCYTYNLSGCHVEQRVFKDLLSQKYPRIAAHLEAMEFDVSLVTTEWFLCLFSKSLPSETTMRVWDILFNEGAKVLFHVALAIFKMREEELLMAHQLGDVISILQRTTHHLFDPDELLTVAFDQVGLLTDNTITKQRKRLEPAVMAELDERVRRLNSPKIDDE